From one Nitrospira sp. genomic stretch:
- a CDS encoding PAS domain S-box protein, with the protein MKRRTTPPSRFKDSTRAKPEIAAAEVLAWVSDCLEGGLCLMAKGILVFENSQFGELVEAPTSDSGQSSTHGASLRSQLFADAMGWNKKALGVRGSKTYRLLDRHGQTLVYECRYHVVPYHGETGVLLVLQDVTEHTELVQEASQIARFQSVLARIGTLAVSDAPAQELMNEAVKHTAEALQVELCKILVQRESDDHLAVVAGIGLAPDLIGKLTIEGGTHSQAGYAIRERLPVVVRDLRKETRFTPSKLLTEHGGIAGMCVPMLVEDRVYGAMTAHSKSVRDYTVTELEFLCTVANTVATVLERRRRADTQRELYHRLFMAAQDGIMLTDTEGCILEWNPALERMTGWTSEEALGQRPSLLKSGKHGQEFYDRLWQALRAGQPFVDRFVNRRKDGSDFLVWESVSPVKDRDGKTQSYMAILTDLTERERMLEALRHAEQVKLVGQLTGGILHEVRNPLIGLGSLATHLADQEHLPQTARDRCRLIAREASRIDELLESHLSQLRQRPFDLHSCDLPSLIDDTMTLLKPNLTKQNVRVRKTIAPDLPLVEASRAHLQQVCLNITMNAIDAMPNGGDLTITMRMEPRRGPGVLLAFSDTGKGIAPGDLKRIFEPFFTSGKAKGVGLGLTITHDIIERHGGQLVITSPSGSGAVVDVWLPLKPER; encoded by the coding sequence GTGAAGCGCCGTACAACACCTCCCTCTCGGTTCAAAGATTCGACTCGTGCCAAACCGGAAATCGCCGCCGCTGAGGTATTGGCGTGGGTAAGCGATTGTCTGGAGGGTGGGCTGTGTCTTATGGCCAAGGGGATTCTAGTGTTTGAGAATTCACAATTCGGCGAACTGGTGGAAGCACCGACTTCGGACTCAGGCCAGTCTTCCACTCATGGGGCCTCGTTACGATCACAGCTCTTTGCTGATGCGATGGGCTGGAATAAGAAAGCGCTGGGAGTACGGGGTAGCAAGACCTATCGTCTCCTGGATCGTCACGGTCAAACACTCGTCTACGAATGCCGCTACCACGTGGTCCCCTACCATGGGGAGACCGGCGTGCTGTTAGTCCTGCAGGACGTGACCGAACATACGGAGTTGGTGCAGGAAGCCTCCCAGATTGCCCGTTTCCAGTCGGTCCTCGCCCGGATCGGAACCCTGGCGGTCAGCGACGCTCCGGCACAGGAGCTCATGAATGAAGCGGTCAAACATACGGCGGAAGCGCTCCAGGTCGAACTCTGTAAGATTCTCGTTCAACGGGAGTCAGACGATCATCTCGCTGTCGTCGCAGGAATCGGTCTGGCCCCTGACCTGATCGGGAAGTTGACCATTGAAGGCGGTACCCATTCGCAAGCCGGCTACGCCATCCGTGAGCGACTGCCTGTCGTCGTCCGAGACCTGCGCAAGGAAACGCGCTTCACCCCCTCGAAACTGCTCACTGAGCACGGTGGCATCGCCGGCATGTGCGTGCCAATGTTGGTCGAGGACCGCGTCTATGGAGCCATGACGGCCCATTCAAAGTCGGTTCGTGATTACACGGTCACGGAGCTCGAGTTTCTCTGTACCGTTGCCAATACGGTCGCGACGGTATTGGAACGACGGCGACGGGCCGATACACAGCGGGAGCTCTACCATCGACTCTTCATGGCCGCGCAGGACGGGATCATGCTGACCGATACGGAGGGTTGTATCTTGGAATGGAACCCGGCACTCGAACGGATGACCGGTTGGACCAGCGAGGAGGCATTGGGCCAACGGCCTTCGCTTCTGAAGTCCGGGAAGCATGGCCAAGAATTTTACGACCGGCTTTGGCAAGCGCTCAGGGCGGGGCAGCCCTTCGTCGATCGGTTCGTGAATCGGCGGAAGGATGGGTCCGACTTCCTCGTGTGGGAGAGCGTGAGTCCCGTCAAGGACCGGGACGGCAAGACCCAGTCTTATATGGCCATCCTCACGGATTTGACCGAACGCGAACGCATGCTGGAGGCATTACGCCACGCCGAGCAGGTGAAATTGGTCGGCCAATTGACCGGTGGCATTCTCCATGAGGTCCGCAATCCATTGATCGGGCTTGGCAGTCTGGCCACCCACCTCGCCGATCAGGAACACTTGCCGCAGACGGCGAGAGATCGTTGCCGGCTCATTGCTCGGGAAGCCTCCCGAATTGATGAACTGCTGGAGTCTCACTTAAGCCAACTTCGGCAGCGCCCGTTTGATCTCCATTCCTGCGATCTTCCCTCGCTTATCGATGACACCATGACCTTGCTGAAACCCAACTTGACCAAACAGAACGTTCGGGTACGAAAGACGATTGCCCCGGATCTGCCGTTGGTGGAGGCCTCCCGTGCGCATCTCCAACAGGTCTGCCTCAACATTACGATGAATGCGATCGACGCCATGCCGAACGGTGGAGACCTCACGATCACCATGCGAATGGAACCCCGACGAGGTCCTGGTGTGCTTCTTGCTTTCTCCGACACTGGAAAGGGGATTGCCCCAGGCGATCTCAAGCGGATTTTCGAGCCGTTCTTCACCAGTGGGAAGGCAAAAGGCGTTGGGCTTGGACTCACCATCACCCACGACATTATCGAACGGCATGGTGGTCAACTCGTGATCACAAGCCCTTCCGGCAGTGGCGCGGTGGTAGACGTGTGGCTTCCCTTGAAACCCGAGCGATAG
- a CDS encoding YdiU family protein yields MIQRTLEMLSFDNTYARLPQAFYARLNPTPFSAPPYLIHANQFTAELIDLDPEQLTRPEFAALFGGNVLAPGMEPLAMLYSGHQFGVYVPQLGDGRAILLGEATNERGERWDLHLKGAGMTPFSRDGDGRAVLRSTIREYLCCAAMQGLGIPTAQALCIVGSDDKVYREQIETGAMLVRMAPSHVRFGSFEVFYYRKQYDHLKTLADYVIDQHFPHLRDVDEKYAHFFTEVVARTARLIAHWQAVGWAHGVMNTDNMSILGLTMDYGPYGFMDDYDAGFICNHSDYNGRYAFNQQPSIGLWNLSCLAQTLLPLAEKTALKAGLETYQPLFDREYQKQMREKVGLADEQTGDAELIRDFLGLLQGSHADYTTVFRELNTFSTSKDEVHGKVREHFLNHERFDEWAVRYRDRLRRERSRDEERCDRMNRVNPKYVLRNYLAQIAIEKAQHKDFSEVDRLFTLLQTPFADQPGMESYALPPPNWGKHLAVSCSS; encoded by the coding sequence ATGATCCAGCGAACACTTGAAATGCTGTCCTTTGATAATACCTATGCCCGTCTTCCCCAGGCGTTTTATGCACGATTGAACCCAACTCCATTTAGCGCGCCTCCCTATTTGATCCATGCCAACCAGTTTACGGCTGAGTTGATCGACCTTGACCCCGAGCAATTGACGCGGCCAGAGTTTGCAGCGCTCTTCGGCGGGAATGTCCTCGCACCGGGCATGGAGCCACTCGCGATGCTGTATTCAGGCCATCAATTCGGGGTGTATGTCCCACAGCTGGGTGATGGGCGTGCGATCCTCCTCGGAGAAGCGACGAACGAACGAGGTGAACGGTGGGATCTTCACCTCAAAGGAGCGGGGATGACGCCGTTTTCTCGAGATGGGGATGGTCGAGCCGTGCTGCGCTCCACGATCCGTGAATACCTCTGTTGTGCCGCGATGCAGGGGCTTGGCATTCCGACTGCACAGGCACTGTGTATCGTCGGTAGTGACGACAAGGTCTATCGCGAGCAGATCGAAACCGGTGCAATGTTGGTTCGGATGGCGCCGTCACATGTCCGCTTCGGTAGCTTTGAAGTGTTCTATTACCGAAAGCAATATGACCATTTGAAAACCCTGGCCGATTATGTGATCGACCAGCATTTCCCCCACCTCCGCGATGTTGACGAAAAGTATGCGCACTTCTTCACCGAAGTCGTTGCACGAACCGCGAGGTTGATCGCGCACTGGCAGGCTGTCGGTTGGGCTCATGGGGTGATGAATACGGACAATATGTCGATCCTCGGTCTGACGATGGATTATGGGCCGTATGGGTTTATGGATGACTATGATGCGGGGTTTATCTGCAACCATTCTGATTACAACGGTCGTTATGCCTTCAACCAGCAGCCTTCTATCGGACTCTGGAATCTGAGCTGCTTAGCTCAGACGCTGTTGCCGTTGGCAGAGAAAACAGCGCTCAAAGCAGGTCTGGAGACGTATCAACCGCTGTTTGATCGGGAATATCAGAAGCAGATGAGGGAGAAAGTCGGGTTGGCGGATGAACAGACCGGAGACGCGGAGCTGATTCGAGATTTCCTTGGACTGCTTCAAGGGAGCCATGCGGACTACACGACGGTGTTTCGAGAGTTGAACACATTCTCCACATCGAAGGATGAGGTGCATGGGAAGGTGCGTGAGCACTTTCTCAACCACGAGCGGTTTGACGAGTGGGCGGTACGTTATCGAGATCGATTGCGACGTGAACGCAGCCGCGACGAGGAACGGTGTGACCGAATGAATCGAGTGAATCCCAAATACGTGCTGAGGAATTATCTTGCGCAGATCGCAATCGAGAAGGCACAACACAAAGACTTTTCTGAAGTCGATCGACTTTTCACATTGCTCCAAACTCCCTTTGCCGACCAGCCGGGTATGGAATCCTACGCCCTCCCGCCACCGAACTGGGGGAAACACTTGGCAGTCAGTTGTTCATCCTGA
- a CDS encoding sigma-54-dependent Fis family transcriptional regulator, with product MTWQLLLVEDEASVREAFALRLSDHGYMVQTASSGEEALGLLRTAEPDILVLDLVMPNLTGLDVLARVKQTSPNLLVILVTARGTVKDAVEATKLGAFDFVAKSIDMEDLLHALSRATQLLTLQRQVHVQSGQDADRYALDRVIAKSPATQIFMTQVRELANNDRVTVLLQGETGTGKQYMGRVIHYNSARANKPCIEVDCPSIPRELFESELFGHEKGSFTGAVGRKTGLIELAEGGTLMFDEIGDLPLPLQAKLLRVIEERTLRRVGGSATIPVDVRFMAATNRNLKEAVTKGEFREDLYFRLNVVTLVIPPLRERQDDIIPLAEQFMTRSALSLRKPVHHLGESARAILGQYHFPGNVRELSNLMERAVLFCPAETLEAMHFPSDVRETPVRPVTDAVRHKSVFSDTANADHIHLSFRLGESLSDLEDRIISEVLQRSDGNKSLAAKHLGITRWMLDRRRKPHAE from the coding sequence ATGACCTGGCAACTGCTTCTCGTTGAAGATGAAGCGTCTGTTCGCGAAGCCTTCGCGCTGCGCCTCAGCGATCACGGGTATATGGTCCAGACCGCGAGTTCAGGCGAGGAGGCGCTTGGGCTGTTACGCACCGCTGAGCCGGATATTCTCGTACTTGATCTGGTCATGCCGAACCTCACAGGCCTGGACGTGCTGGCCCGTGTCAAACAGACCTCGCCTAACTTATTGGTCATCCTGGTCACCGCGAGAGGCACGGTAAAGGACGCCGTTGAAGCGACGAAACTTGGTGCCTTTGACTTTGTCGCCAAATCCATCGACATGGAAGACCTCCTGCATGCACTGAGCAGAGCGACGCAACTGCTCACGTTGCAGCGCCAGGTTCATGTGCAGAGCGGGCAAGACGCTGACCGATACGCGCTTGACCGCGTCATCGCCAAGAGCCCTGCCACTCAGATCTTCATGACTCAGGTCCGGGAGCTCGCCAATAATGACCGTGTCACCGTGTTGCTCCAAGGCGAGACCGGCACTGGGAAACAGTACATGGGGCGGGTGATCCACTATAACAGCGCCAGAGCCAACAAACCCTGTATCGAAGTCGACTGTCCATCGATTCCACGGGAGCTCTTTGAGAGTGAACTCTTCGGCCACGAGAAAGGATCATTTACTGGAGCTGTAGGTCGCAAAACTGGCTTGATCGAACTTGCGGAGGGAGGGACCCTCATGTTCGACGAGATCGGCGACCTCCCCCTCCCGTTGCAAGCGAAGCTGTTGCGGGTCATCGAGGAACGGACGCTCCGCCGCGTCGGGGGATCCGCCACGATCCCAGTGGATGTGCGTTTCATGGCGGCCACGAATCGCAATCTGAAGGAAGCGGTCACGAAAGGTGAGTTTCGTGAAGATCTCTATTTTCGACTGAACGTCGTGACTCTTGTGATCCCCCCCCTGCGTGAACGGCAGGACGATATCATTCCCTTGGCGGAGCAATTCATGACCCGTTCAGCCCTCTCGTTGAGGAAGCCGGTTCATCATCTGGGCGAGAGTGCACGAGCGATTCTGGGGCAGTACCATTTTCCAGGCAATGTGCGTGAGCTGAGTAATCTGATGGAGCGGGCGGTGCTCTTCTGTCCCGCGGAGACACTTGAAGCGATGCATTTCCCCTCCGATGTGCGAGAGACGCCCGTACGGCCGGTCACAGATGCCGTTCGTCATAAATCGGTGTTCTCTGATACCGCGAATGCCGATCACATCCATCTATCATTCCGCCTCGGTGAATCCCTGTCTGACCTTGAGGACCGCATTATCAGTGAAGTATTGCAGCGGTCTGACGGAAATAAATCTCTGGCCGCCAA